In a single window of the Globicephala melas chromosome 10, mGloMel1.2, whole genome shotgun sequence genome:
- the H4C16 gene encoding histone H4 has protein sequence MSGRGKGGKGLGKGGAKRHRKVLRDNIQGITKPAIRRLARRGGVKRISGLIYEETRGVLKVFLENVIRDAVTYTEHAKRKTVTAMDVVYALKRQGRTLYGFGG, from the coding sequence ATGTCTGGCCGAGGTAAAGGTGGCAAAGGGCTAGGTAAGGGAGGCGCTAAGCGCCACCGGAAGGTCTTACGGGACAACATCCAGGGTATTACGAAGCCCGCCATTCGCCGTCTGGCTCGCCGTGGTGGTGTGAAGCGCATCTCTGGCCTCATCTATGAGGAGACTCGGGGAGTGCTCAAAGTGTTCCTGGAGAACGTGATCCGTGATGCGGTGACTTACACGGAGCACGCCAAGCGCAAGACGGTCACGGCCATGGATGTGGTGTATGCGCTGAAACGCCAGGGCCGCACCCTTTACGGCTTCGGCGGCTGA
- the LOC138842863 gene encoding histone H2A.J-like: MQGGCVWAKSKPGPEPSAPALAVGQLHKDRRAEQVSVPTPEYPAAVLELLAVGIQELAGSVAGAQGSVLPSIHALLLLGREGRVAW, encoded by the coding sequence ATGCAGGGTGGCTGCGTGTGGGCGAAGTCCAAGCCTGGGCCTGAGCCCTCGGCCCCTGCGCTAGCCGTGGGTCAGCTGCACAAAGATAGACGCGCCGAGCAGGTGAGCGTCCCGACTCCGGAGTACCCGGCGGCGGTGCTTGAACTCCTAGCGGTGGGAATCCAGGAGTTAGCCGGCAGCGTGGCCGGGGCGCAGGGCAGCGTCCTGCCCAGCATCCATGCGCTGCTGTTGCTCGGGAGAGAGGGTCGTGTGGCCTGGTAG
- the H2AJ gene encoding histone H2A.J, whose amino-acid sequence MSGRGKQGGKVRAKAKSRSSRAGLQFPVGRVHRLLRKGNYAERVGAGAPVYLAAVLEYLTAEILELAGNAARDNKKTRIIPRHLQLAIRNDEELNKLLGKVTIAQGGVLPNIQAVLLPKKTESQKAKSK is encoded by the coding sequence ATGTCTGGTCGCGGAAAGCAGGGCGGCAAAGTGCGGGCAAAGGCCAAGTCCCGGTCCTCTCGCGCAGGCCTGCAGTTCCCGGTGGGCCGAGTGCACCGACTGCTGCGCAAAGGTAACTACGCAGAGCGAGTGGGAGCCGGGGCGCCGGTGTACCTGGCGGCGGTGTTGGAGTACCTGACGGCGGAGATCCTGGAGTTGGCTGGCAACGCCGCGCGGGACAACAAGAAGACCAGGATAATCCCTCGCCACCTGCAACTCGCCATCCGCAATGACGAGGAGCTAAACAAGCTGCTGGGGAAAGTGACCATCGCCCAGGGCGGCGTCCTACCCAACATCCAGGCCGTGCTGCTGCCCAAGAAGACGGAGAGTCAGAAGGCGAAGAGCAAGTGA